From Spirosoma aerolatum, one genomic window encodes:
- a CDS encoding carbohydrate-binding protein produces MKKTLLLVCLSFLTVTTAVLSRPGGIASLLSRTLDAYTYLLFNRQVSEVALPGHVEAENFSAMQGIQPETTADDGGGQNIGNMDDGDWMDYPVSVPQTGVYSFRFRVANGWVDDAKFELRKADGTVLKSVNVPRTGGLQSWQTIGATVHLTAGSQTLRVYIVRGSWNFNWFEASGSRNLPGKIEAESFDVASDVRPETTTDEGGGQNLGYIDDGDWMDYNVNVASAGEYTFQFRVANSYGNGVIFIKTEDGTTLGSVNVPRTYGWQNWVTISTTVNLSAGSQVLRIYTNPGTWNFNWFNVIRNGNSIPGHLEAEDYTAMQGVLTETTADATGALNVNNIDDGDWMDYAVSVDHDGVYSFRFRVANGWGDGAKFELRKADGTVLKSVDVPRTGGLQSWQTISATVRLTAGSQTLRLYVVKGNWNLNWFEASGSRNLPAKIEAESYDVATDVRPETTSDDGGGQNLGYIDDGDWMDYNVNVPTAGVYTFQFRVANSYGNGIIFIRSEDGTTLGSVDVPRTGGWQNWMTISTTATLSAGSQVLRIYTNPGTWNFNWFNVIQGGTVTNPAVITFSALPNKAVGDPDFNLTATSTNTETPITYTSSNPSVVSVSNATGVWKASVVGAGTAVITASQAASTSFQAAANVTQTVTVTAPTVTLGQKIPIDPKRWYQLNNVSNGLDGLFDGITDVNVETGWGKVLTNYDAYYPLLQGESMTIQGIKFYDFTGIFTDNPMTVSIITDQWQRIPIATFTGDQYAAWVGPYPNRSTSGDAKFKLDVPISNARYLVINTYGAFPTEMELYGSYTPSTQTPTPVPAKAVKLKDMLGVNAYEWNFEDGNTPWQINEAKMNVVKSFSGIRHYMDWNKLESNEGDYSYNPTLSGGWNYDAIYERCKAEGIQVLACLKTLPDWMVNTYPSDQRDAENVPVRYGKDFTDPNSYIEQAKAGFQYMARYGSNPNVNPALLSVNTTPRWTGDTPNTIKIGLGLIKYIECDNERDKWWKGRKAYQTAREYAANLSAFYDGHKNTMGPGVGVKNADPSVKVVIGGLASASAGSDYVKGMIDWCKQYRGYNPDGTVNLCWDIINYHMYADNTSSSQSGTSTRGAAPEVAPINKIAQDFRKTAHLQSYDMPVWITEAGYDVNQGSPLRAIPIGNKSALETQGDWILRTALLYAREGIEKLFFYQLYDDNGSGGMFGTSGLANGDNLTRRPAADFLYQTNKLFGEYAYKETLARDPFVDRYEKDGKSAYVLVVPDEIGRTATYTLDLGSATQAQIYRPKVGSNDMELQTVNTNQGKLQLTVTETPMFVMAGTAAPNARVATNINSEEKSLAESIRVYPNPTTSYVSIDVERISNSPLDVTLFDAGQGRIQQTTQIHKTGDRFSEKLDLTQLAVGVYILEVKQDGERVQQKVLRVH; encoded by the coding sequence ATGAAAAAAACTCTACTTCTCGTTTGTTTATCCTTTCTGACGGTAACAACGGCGGTACTTTCAAGACCCGGCGGAATTGCGTCTCTTTTAAGCCGTACACTCGATGCGTACACTTATCTTCTCTTCAATCGTCAGGTGAGCGAAGTCGCTTTGCCAGGTCATGTTGAAGCGGAGAATTTCAGTGCTATGCAGGGTATTCAGCCCGAGACAACTGCTGATGATGGTGGTGGACAGAACATCGGTAATATGGACGATGGCGACTGGATGGATTACCCGGTGAGTGTTCCTCAAACGGGGGTGTATTCATTTCGGTTTCGGGTGGCCAATGGCTGGGTCGATGATGCAAAGTTTGAACTCCGCAAGGCCGATGGTACGGTGCTAAAGTCAGTAAATGTGCCGCGTACAGGTGGGTTGCAAAGTTGGCAGACCATTGGCGCTACGGTACACCTGACAGCCGGTAGCCAGACGTTACGGGTATACATTGTGCGGGGAAGCTGGAATTTCAACTGGTTCGAAGCCTCCGGCAGTCGGAATTTGCCGGGTAAAATTGAAGCGGAATCATTTGATGTGGCTAGTGATGTACGGCCCGAAACGACGACTGATGAAGGCGGTGGGCAGAATCTGGGATACATTGACGATGGCGACTGGATGGATTATAACGTCAATGTAGCCTCGGCTGGGGAGTATACGTTCCAGTTTCGGGTAGCCAACAGCTATGGCAATGGCGTTATTTTTATCAAAACAGAAGATGGTACTACCCTGGGAAGCGTAAATGTGCCGCGAACCTACGGCTGGCAGAATTGGGTAACTATCAGTACAACCGTTAATTTATCGGCGGGAAGTCAGGTACTGCGCATTTATACGAATCCCGGCACCTGGAATTTCAACTGGTTCAATGTTATTCGGAACGGTAACTCAATACCTGGGCATCTGGAAGCAGAGGACTATACTGCCATGCAGGGCGTTCTGACCGAAACAACCGCTGATGCTACAGGGGCACTAAACGTTAACAATATTGATGATGGCGACTGGATGGATTACGCCGTGAGCGTTGATCATGATGGGGTGTATTCGTTCCGGTTCCGGGTAGCCAATGGCTGGGGTGATGGGGCTAAATTTGAACTCCGCAAGGCCGATGGTACGGTATTGAAGTCGGTCGATGTGCCCCGTACGGGTGGGTTGCAAAGCTGGCAGACCATTAGTGCTACGGTTCGTCTGACGGCCGGTAGCCAAACGCTTCGGTTATATGTGGTGAAAGGGAACTGGAATCTGAACTGGTTCGAGGCTTCAGGAAGTCGAAATCTGCCTGCAAAGATTGAAGCCGAAAGTTATGATGTTGCTACCGATGTACGTCCCGAAACAACCTCCGACGATGGGGGTGGGCAGAATCTGGGATACATTGACGATGGCGATTGGATGGATTATAACGTCAATGTCCCTACGGCCGGTGTCTATACCTTTCAGTTTCGCGTGGCCAATAGCTACGGCAATGGCATCATTTTTATCAGGTCGGAAGACGGTACTACACTGGGGAGCGTTGATGTTCCACGTACGGGTGGCTGGCAAAACTGGATGACTATTAGTACGACAGCAACATTGTCGGCAGGAAGTCAGGTGCTGCGCATCTATACGAATCCGGGTACCTGGAATTTCAACTGGTTCAATGTGATACAAGGGGGAACGGTAACGAACCCGGCGGTCATTACCTTCTCTGCGTTACCCAACAAAGCCGTTGGTGATCCTGATTTTAATCTGACTGCAACAAGTACCAATACCGAAACGCCCATCACCTATACGTCATCCAATCCATCCGTGGTATCGGTATCGAACGCAACGGGTGTCTGGAAAGCGTCGGTCGTTGGGGCTGGTACAGCCGTTATTACAGCCTCGCAGGCGGCTTCAACGTCGTTCCAGGCGGCTGCTAATGTAACCCAGACGGTTACCGTAACCGCGCCGACCGTCACGCTCGGCCAGAAAATACCCATCGATCCGAAGCGCTGGTATCAGCTCAATAACGTGAGCAACGGGCTTGATGGCTTGTTCGATGGTATCACCGATGTAAACGTAGAAACGGGCTGGGGTAAAGTGCTCACCAATTACGACGCGTATTATCCGCTTTTGCAAGGTGAATCAATGACCATCCAGGGCATAAAGTTCTATGACTTCACGGGCATCTTCACCGATAATCCTATGACGGTGTCGATTATTACTGATCAGTGGCAGCGGATTCCTATTGCTACCTTCACGGGCGATCAGTACGCTGCCTGGGTAGGCCCTTATCCGAATCGGTCTACCTCCGGCGATGCCAAATTCAAGCTTGATGTACCGATAAGCAATGCCCGCTATCTGGTCATCAACACCTATGGGGCGTTCCCCACAGAAATGGAGTTATATGGCTCCTACACGCCATCAACCCAGACTCCGACACCTGTACCTGCCAAAGCCGTGAAACTGAAGGATATGCTGGGGGTAAATGCCTACGAATGGAATTTTGAGGATGGTAACACGCCCTGGCAGATCAACGAAGCGAAGATGAACGTGGTGAAAAGCTTTTCGGGCATCCGGCATTATATGGACTGGAATAAGCTGGAGTCCAATGAGGGCGACTATTCGTACAACCCAACCCTGAGTGGCGGCTGGAACTATGATGCGATCTACGAACGCTGCAAAGCCGAGGGAATTCAAGTACTGGCCTGCCTGAAAACCTTGCCCGACTGGATGGTGAATACGTATCCCAGCGACCAGCGTGATGCCGAAAACGTGCCGGTGCGTTATGGGAAAGATTTTACGGACCCCAATTCCTACATCGAACAGGCGAAGGCTGGATTTCAATACATGGCCCGGTACGGCAGCAATCCAAATGTCAATCCGGCTTTGTTAAGCGTCAATACTACCCCGCGCTGGACGGGCGATACGCCAAACACCATCAAAATTGGTTTGGGATTGATCAAGTATATCGAATGTGATAACGAACGTGATAAATGGTGGAAGGGCCGTAAAGCTTATCAGACGGCCCGTGAATATGCTGCTAACCTGTCGGCGTTCTACGATGGGCATAAAAACACCATGGGGCCGGGTGTAGGTGTGAAAAATGCCGATCCGTCGGTAAAAGTAGTGATTGGTGGGCTGGCGTCTGCTTCGGCCGGGTCCGATTATGTGAAAGGCATGATCGACTGGTGTAAGCAGTACCGGGGCTATAATCCAGATGGTACCGTTAACCTGTGCTGGGACATCATCAATTACCACATGTATGCCGATAATACTTCTTCGTCGCAGAGTGGTACATCGACGCGGGGAGCGGCACCCGAAGTGGCACCGATCAACAAGATTGCCCAGGATTTCCGAAAAACAGCCCACCTGCAATCCTATGATATGCCCGTCTGGATTACCGAAGCTGGCTATGATGTGAATCAGGGTAGCCCACTGCGTGCAATTCCGATTGGTAATAAGTCGGCACTCGAAACCCAGGGCGACTGGATTTTGCGGACGGCTTTGCTCTACGCTCGGGAGGGCATTGAGAAATTGTTCTTCTATCAGCTTTACGACGATAATGGATCGGGTGGTATGTTCGGAACCTCAGGGCTGGCCAATGGCGATAACCTGACCCGTCGGCCTGCTGCCGATTTCTTGTATCAGACCAATAAACTGTTTGGCGAATACGCCTATAAAGAGACACTCGCTCGCGACCCCTTTGTTGATCGGTACGAAAAAGACGGCAAATCGGCTTACGTGTTGGTTGTACCGGACGAAATTGGCCGTACGGCGACCTACACGCTCGATTTAGGATCGGCCACACAGGCGCAGATTTATCGACCGAAAGTGGGCAGCAATGACATGGAGTTACAAACGGTCAATACGAATCAGGGCAAGCTTCAACTGACTGTAACCGAAACCCCCATGTTCGTGATGGCTGGTACGGCAGCTCCTAATGCGCGGGTGGCCACCAACATCAATTCAGAAGAAAAAAGCCTGGCCGAGTCCATTCGCGTTTATCCCAATCCAACAACCAGTTATGTGAGTATCGATGTAGAGCGGATCAGCAACTCTCCCCTCGATGTGACATTGTTTGATGCCGGGCAAGGTCGTATTCAGCAGACGACTCAAATTCATAAAACCGGCGATCGGTTCTCCGAAAAATTAGATCTGACTCAACTTGCCGTTGGGGTATATATCCTGGAGGTCAAGCAGGATGGCGAACGCGTTCAGCAGAAAGTGTTACGGGTTCATTAA
- a CDS encoding polyprenyl synthetase family protein, whose protein sequence is MASPKTTLSDQTTSTAAPTLASLLYPADWPAPGGIDLQIHDRPHASSTIEWWYVNSHLTLADHRQCSLFASFFRMAIGRDEQTQQYQYAHSLTWAISDVSTQRYYTDSLVDPIAPKIGLNTIDKGEDTTDPLLQRALREVLVKGNVPLPDRLLSKEAQVNEECLFLDYDGNQFQKQADGSYLLTLLNADKGTGATLSFHPQTAPVRHGDDGVVRGTAGEDMFYYFMPHCRVEGALLIDGQTIEVASASGWYDHEFGKPTNDTPEAKIEHKIAWNWISAQLVNGYQISAYDLFDNNADGASCGRWIVLIDPKGKARQYDDFSFQPLKTWTSSRTFTDYPTTWQLTIPEANISLFAEAAFPAQEFNTIISKRAFWEGRVSISGTFAGEPIVGLGYVERSGFGLKEKLTDFFKAVTKETRKSIEALLPLSPTDEQLKKLVAGSGNPHFVDGLDPAQYSRVLLKPIREMIDRGGKSWRSYAALACLDLVGGNSQQYMNWLAWPELLHTGSLIVDDVQDESVIRRGGPSCHMLYGQATAINVGNACYFLGELLVDSTLSDAKKLKLYTLYFETMRAAHAGQAIDIDGFEALMPEVVGYGRGAVLEERILSVHRLKSAAPVSSLAQLGAIMGDGTPEQARVLGQFFESMGLAFQIIDDVLNLRGFENNLKHRGEDIACGKITLPVAKALGTLGWPARRDLWETIRQKPTDPAIISQVIDNLEACGAIEACKQQAENLVEEAWQKLDDLFPDSDVKIRLRAFSWYVLERHY, encoded by the coding sequence ATGGCTTCGCCCAAAACTACTCTTTCGGATCAAACAACCTCTACTGCCGCTCCTACATTAGCTTCGCTCCTGTATCCTGCTGATTGGCCTGCACCGGGGGGCATCGATTTACAGATTCACGACCGTCCGCATGCCTCATCAACCATCGAATGGTGGTATGTGAATAGCCATTTAACCCTGGCTGATCATCGACAATGTTCACTGTTCGCTTCGTTCTTCCGCATGGCCATTGGCCGTGATGAGCAAACTCAACAATACCAGTATGCTCATTCGTTAACCTGGGCAATCAGTGATGTGAGCACGCAGCGGTATTATACGGACTCGCTGGTTGATCCTATTGCGCCGAAAATTGGCCTGAATACCATCGACAAAGGCGAGGACACGACCGATCCATTATTGCAACGGGCCCTTCGTGAAGTGCTGGTGAAAGGGAATGTCCCCTTGCCCGACCGTCTGCTCAGTAAAGAAGCGCAGGTGAATGAAGAGTGTCTGTTTCTGGATTATGATGGGAATCAATTTCAAAAACAGGCAGATGGGAGTTACCTGCTCACACTTCTGAATGCTGACAAAGGAACAGGGGCAACGCTATCGTTCCATCCACAAACCGCTCCTGTTCGGCATGGCGACGATGGCGTTGTACGTGGAACGGCTGGTGAGGATATGTTCTATTATTTTATGCCGCATTGCCGCGTAGAAGGGGCACTCCTGATTGATGGACAAACAATTGAGGTAGCTAGTGCCAGTGGCTGGTATGATCACGAGTTTGGCAAACCGACCAACGATACGCCTGAAGCGAAAATTGAACATAAAATTGCCTGGAACTGGATTTCGGCTCAACTGGTCAACGGGTACCAGATCAGTGCTTACGATTTGTTTGATAACAATGCTGATGGAGCTAGTTGTGGTCGCTGGATTGTATTGATCGATCCGAAGGGGAAGGCGCGCCAGTACGACGACTTTAGCTTTCAGCCGCTGAAAACCTGGACCAGTTCACGGACATTTACCGATTACCCGACAACCTGGCAACTGACCATTCCTGAAGCGAATATAAGTCTGTTTGCCGAAGCGGCCTTTCCAGCGCAGGAGTTTAATACCATCATTTCTAAACGAGCCTTCTGGGAAGGACGCGTTTCAATTAGCGGCACCTTTGCTGGTGAACCGATCGTTGGGCTAGGGTATGTTGAGCGTAGTGGGTTTGGCCTCAAAGAAAAACTGACCGACTTTTTTAAGGCCGTTACAAAAGAAACGCGAAAGTCAATTGAAGCCCTGTTGCCACTGTCGCCTACCGATGAGCAACTGAAAAAGCTGGTGGCGGGTAGCGGGAATCCGCACTTTGTCGACGGGCTCGATCCGGCGCAATATAGTCGGGTATTGCTGAAACCGATACGGGAGATGATTGATCGTGGAGGAAAGTCCTGGCGATCATATGCAGCGCTGGCCTGTCTGGATCTGGTCGGTGGGAATTCGCAGCAGTACATGAATTGGCTGGCGTGGCCAGAGTTACTCCACACGGGATCGCTCATCGTCGACGATGTGCAGGATGAGTCGGTGATTCGGCGGGGTGGGCCATCGTGTCATATGCTCTATGGGCAAGCCACAGCCATCAACGTGGGAAATGCCTGTTATTTTCTGGGCGAACTATTGGTCGATTCAACGCTGTCCGACGCCAAGAAGCTTAAACTTTACACCCTGTATTTTGAAACCATGCGGGCGGCCCATGCCGGTCAGGCCATTGATATTGATGGGTTTGAAGCACTCATGCCTGAAGTGGTCGGCTATGGGCGGGGGGCGGTGCTGGAGGAGCGTATTTTATCCGTGCATCGGTTAAAGTCGGCTGCTCCGGTCAGTTCGCTGGCACAGTTGGGAGCCATCATGGGCGATGGTACACCCGAACAGGCCAGGGTATTGGGGCAGTTTTTTGAGTCGATGGGGCTGGCGTTCCAGATTATAGACGATGTGCTCAATCTGCGCGGTTTTGAAAATAACCTGAAGCATCGGGGGGAAGACATAGCCTGTGGTAAAATAACGTTACCCGTAGCCAAAGCATTGGGCACACTGGGTTGGCCTGCTCGTCGCGATTTATGGGAAACCATTCGTCAGAAGCCAACTGATCCAGCTATAATTAGTCAGGTGATTGACAACCTGGAAGCCTGCGGAGCCATTGAAGCCTGCAAACAGCAGGCCGAAAATCTGGTTGAGGAGGCCTGGCAAAAACTAGACGATCTATTCCCGGATTCGGATGTGAAAATCAGGCTGCGGGCGTTTAGCTGGTACGTGCTGGAGCGTCATTATTAA
- a CDS encoding lipase maturation factor family protein, which translates to MSTILRFVELPAPELVWGLFGRGLGAVFFIAISQLYHQVLPLAGRRGIAPIEQKLARIRLDYPGWRHWLYFPTLLWLNCSDRFMRGLILLGAATALLVVYGGPFAGPALLICWLVYLSFDLALGFTYPWDCLLLEAGFLGLFLPTMPTLPTVAVASLPLPIVSWSYRWLFFRVLFGFGKYKFIGGVCGIAAIFIAF; encoded by the coding sequence GTGTCAACAATACTACGTTTTGTTGAGCTGCCTGCCCCTGAGCTGGTCTGGGGCTTGTTTGGTCGTGGGTTAGGCGCCGTATTTTTTATCGCGATCAGTCAGTTATATCATCAGGTTTTGCCACTGGCGGGCCGTAGGGGCATAGCACCCATCGAGCAGAAATTAGCCCGTATCCGGCTGGATTATCCCGGTTGGCGACATTGGCTGTATTTCCCGACCCTACTATGGCTGAACTGTAGTGATCGGTTCATGCGGGGGTTGATCCTATTAGGGGCAGCAACGGCTTTGCTGGTCGTTTATGGTGGCCCTTTCGCCGGCCCAGCCCTATTGATTTGCTGGCTGGTTTACCTATCTTTCGATCTGGCGCTGGGTTTTACTTATCCATGGGATTGTCTGTTGCTCGAAGCGGGTTTTCTGGGGCTTTTTCTGCCCACGATGCCCACGTTACCAACTGTAGCGGTTGCCAGTCTGCCTCTGCCAATAGTGTCCTGGTCGTATCGCTGGTTATTTTTTCGGGTGCTCTTTGGATTTGGTAAGTATAAATTCATCGGGGGAGTCTGCGGGATCGCGGCTATTTTCATAGCTTTTTGA
- a CDS encoding lipase maturation factor family protein encodes MYRLPKWVFQGVVLLVFFTEIILPFGVFIPGNTRLVVAVFTACLMVGIQLVSNFGFFNLLTVVLCIALLDTQSWVWDTTWARVASHWLAHGLLVILAVGGLLNLPFNSWCSHTWMHWPVFIRIRVPVVQALLRFYRVLNRFRLVLAYGVFPPTSSPAIRWVPVIEGTQDGHTWLPYTYRYMTTTETSPPRYVAPYHPRLDHGIFYESFGSNDANFGWSTLGCGNPYDFSTVSGVQLLVQRLLEDEPLVRPLFRVCPFPVGAPPQAVRITFYRFQPTTLAERRRTGRWWTRIVVGTHQPPTKREDRLWKLRYPVPELFHPDAIHWKRRAPRIQALQARAQQAQADAIWTHIQTDLKFNLAEFWNDFIPLANESGLNWATMPQTVAQLRTRYNWQELLELQQLFSRLSLALLTKLEPFFLDMAEPQLVVSEYFQLCLFTHYLIGQGQAIYSDVFNNPTRATQYLVQFEPERSFYYLGLFWFDTLVFQARKFRLFLKISVHQSGNGLPGFLDLIPFISQQFTDIGEEHLPDLQRNPKNGDWLISERQPEPAAESALNQ; translated from the coding sequence ATGTACCGACTGCCTAAATGGGTATTTCAGGGGGTTGTTCTGCTGGTGTTTTTTACCGAAATCATATTGCCATTTGGTGTTTTCATTCCCGGTAATACCCGCTTGGTCGTAGCTGTGTTTACGGCCTGCCTCATGGTGGGGATTCAACTGGTAAGCAATTTTGGTTTTTTTAATCTACTGACGGTTGTGCTCTGTATAGCCCTGCTGGATACCCAGTCGTGGGTTTGGGATACTACATGGGCGAGAGTCGCCAGTCATTGGCTCGCGCATGGCCTATTGGTAATTCTAGCTGTGGGCGGATTACTGAATTTGCCCTTTAACAGTTGGTGTTCGCATACCTGGATGCATTGGCCGGTATTCATTCGGATTCGGGTGCCGGTTGTTCAGGCGTTACTGCGCTTTTATCGAGTGCTGAATCGGTTTCGGCTGGTTCTTGCCTACGGCGTTTTTCCGCCCACGAGTAGTCCTGCGATTCGTTGGGTGCCGGTCATTGAAGGCACTCAAGATGGGCATACCTGGCTTCCATATACCTATCGGTACATGACCACTACCGAAACGAGCCCACCCCGGTATGTGGCACCCTATCACCCCAGACTCGATCATGGGATTTTCTACGAATCATTTGGCTCAAACGATGCAAACTTTGGCTGGTCGACTCTTGGGTGTGGCAACCCCTATGATTTCTCGACCGTGAGTGGGGTGCAGCTACTGGTCCAGCGGCTACTGGAAGATGAACCGTTGGTTCGGCCGCTGTTTCGGGTGTGCCCTTTTCCGGTAGGAGCGCCACCCCAGGCGGTACGAATAACGTTTTATCGGTTTCAGCCCACTACGCTGGCCGAGCGTCGGCGAACAGGCCGCTGGTGGACCCGTATAGTTGTCGGAACGCATCAGCCGCCGACGAAACGGGAGGATCGGCTATGGAAACTACGGTATCCGGTACCTGAGTTGTTTCACCCGGATGCCATCCACTGGAAACGTCGGGCTCCGCGTATTCAGGCATTACAGGCTCGTGCCCAACAGGCGCAGGCCGATGCGATCTGGACACACATACAGACTGATCTGAAATTCAATCTGGCAGAGTTCTGGAACGATTTTATACCATTGGCCAACGAAAGCGGGTTAAATTGGGCCACGATGCCCCAAACGGTAGCGCAATTACGAACTCGGTACAACTGGCAGGAACTACTGGAGCTTCAGCAGCTATTCAGCCGTCTTAGTTTGGCCTTGCTCACGAAACTTGAACCGTTTTTCTTGGATATGGCTGAACCTCAACTCGTTGTTAGCGAGTATTTTCAGCTTTGCCTGTTTACGCACTACCTAATTGGACAGGGGCAGGCTATTTATTCGGACGTGTTCAATAACCCCACGAGGGCTACCCAATATCTTGTACAGTTTGAGCCGGAGCGCAGCTTTTATTATCTGGGACTTTTCTGGTTCGATACCCTTGTTTTTCAGGCGCGTAAGTTTCGGTTGTTTTTGAAGATTTCGGTTCATCAATCGGGAAACGGATTGCCTGGATTTTTAGACCTGATACCGTTTATAAGCCAGCAGTTTACCGATATTGGTGAGGAACATCTGCCTGATCTTCAGCGAAATCCGAAAAATGGCGATTGGCTGATTAGCGAAAGACAGCCTGAGCCTGCTGCCGAATCCGCACTTAACCAATAA
- a CDS encoding FkbM family methyltransferase, whose translation MKQVQLPNGLRVAALNKTEADVLYHEIFAMQSYQQHGIRLADGDCVFDVGANIGLYSIFLTQTYPNLKLFAFEPIPALYAVLQQNARLLFSTVNARLFNIGLSDRAGTARFTFQPSLSMTASMYPGAIADSSQKKASAYAWMQALIGDMARVGQLPTTLANWLTRSLARPYLRLPVLGLLSIPILSLSVIQRLRKQQIDCILKTISDIIREQNIDRIDVMKIDVEGSELDVVRGINDADWPKIRQFIIEVHDLDNRVTTLTALFQQRGFRTIVDQEDWQLHRLMNIYTLYAMAD comes from the coding sequence ATGAAACAAGTTCAATTACCCAACGGCTTACGCGTGGCCGCCCTGAATAAGACCGAAGCCGATGTGCTGTATCATGAGATTTTTGCCATGCAGTCGTACCAACAGCACGGTATCCGCCTGGCCGATGGCGACTGTGTATTCGATGTCGGGGCAAACATTGGTTTGTATTCCATTTTTCTGACGCAGACTTACCCGAATTTAAAGCTGTTTGCATTCGAGCCAATACCTGCTTTATACGCTGTACTGCAACAGAATGCACGGCTTCTTTTTTCAACGGTGAACGCCCGGTTATTCAACATTGGGCTGTCGGATCGGGCCGGAACCGCCCGGTTTACATTTCAGCCGTCGCTTAGCATGACGGCCAGTATGTATCCGGGGGCAATCGCCGATAGTTCGCAGAAGAAGGCCAGTGCGTATGCCTGGATGCAGGCGCTGATTGGCGATATGGCCCGAGTTGGGCAACTACCGACTACCCTGGCTAACTGGCTTACCCGTTCGCTGGCTCGCCCGTACCTGCGCTTGCCCGTACTTGGCTTGCTTAGTATCCCGATTCTCTCACTAAGCGTAATACAACGTCTGCGTAAACAACAGATTGACTGTATACTCAAAACCATTTCAGACATTATTCGTGAGCAGAATATTGATCGGATCGATGTGATGAAAATTGATGTAGAAGGGAGTGAACTGGATGTAGTGCGAGGTATCAACGATGCCGACTGGCCCAAAATCAGGCAGTTTATCATCGAAGTGCATGATCTCGATAATCGGGTCACTACCCTGACAGCCCTGTTTCAGCAGCGAGGTTTTCGAACCATTGTCGATCAGGAAGACTGGCAGCTGCATCGGTTGATGAATATTTATACACTCTATGCCATGGCCGACTAA